One Carassius auratus strain Wakin chromosome 39, ASM336829v1, whole genome shotgun sequence genomic window, ttaaaGAATAGGCTATAATAAACTGGCTGTATTGCAGGTGCTTTTCTGAGGGTAGCAGTTTAAAGCTTATGACGCTGTGACTGAGAACAAAGAAATGCCATAATGTCAATGCATACATTAATTTTGAAGTCCCTTGCAGATGATTACTTTCTTGATGAGAGGGTGATAAACATCATGTCTGTGCCCCCTTTCGTTTCAGCTGGCATGCGCCCTTCCCTAAGGCTTTCGGCACGCGCTATTATACTTGTCTTTCCCCGACACGTGCAGATACAAGAGCCTTGGCTGGACCTCATGCGGAACTCCCAAACAGAGGATTTAACCTGAACCCTTCAACTGATCCACACATACACAACGTGCACAGAATGAAAACTCCAATGAAGTTCGCAAAAAAATTCGATACAGTCTACATGAGGTCCGTAGATAACCAGAACATActtgtataatttgtatataattatatacaattctgaatgatatttatatatatttatatttataatatttataatggttGTTATTTGTATCTAATTGTGCAATGGATTAAGGAATGTTCCTACTATCTGAACGCGCAGATAAGCGTAAAACTGGTAAAGATAAAAGCTGTTTGATTTACTGTTAAGCTTTCATatgaaaaactgtattaaaaaaaaataataataaaaaaaaaataaaataaaaaataaaaaatatatatatatatatatatatatatatataatgcaatttaaattatataattataattaatttgtatatatttatatttatatagtataattactatatatatatatatatatatatatatatatatatatatatatatatatataagtatataattgcaatttatgaaatttataaaatgtaatgtaatttaatataaaatattataaaaacggGATTTTACAATGAAATACTGTTACCTTTTAATTGATGgataaaatctatatttaataaGCCAGTATTACCATTTTAAGGTAATAAGCTAATAATGAGGTGATATATCTTCTTAAAATGTAGGCCTGGTTTCACAGGCTTATAAAGTATTAAGTACTATGTAtgaatatctatatatatgtatatctattACTATGTATTGTTGATGCTAATAGAGTTGTTTTGTGCAATGTGCAGTTTTGGTGAACTTTAAATCAGCACGTGGCTTTGAATTATCCACCTGTGTGTTATCATTCATACATTTATGGTAACAAacaaagttaaaatatttctttcattatgtaatttaatttagtcTTCAGATAGCtaataactttaaaatacacACCCACTGAAATGGCAGCACGTGCATTTGTagcaatattaatataatgtgcattttagatctagtttttatttttgagacCCTAAAACTCATCCAGACGGTTTGATATAATCAAGCGCTGTCGTGTGTAGAATGTGCACGCGCAGTTTGATTGACAGATTAGATGACGCTCACTCTGTATCTCTGATCTATACCCATGCACCTGCTGCATAACCGTTATTTTATGCGCTGTGACCCAGAGTGACGCTTCAGTGGATGCGCTCATTAATGATGCCCATTATCTTGGCAGACATTGCTATGGGTTGTTTATGCATAGAATCTCATTatgaaacaaacaagcaagcacagaatatttttatagaaaaacgttatatttatttgtacaaaCATGTTTGCACCAGTTATATTTTGAGGTAAATACATAATAGAATAAATCTCtttatatacaatacaaatacaatagCATACGAAACCAACAGGttgaatacaataaaacaaaaagaaagtggTGGGAAAGCAGTCGTGAGTAACTGTACTCTTCTATGGATCAGCCAGACAGGAGAGGTTTCTTCGGGTCAAAATACATAATGCATAAGGCCAGATCTTTGTCTTGTCCATTCAGTCTATTGTCACAGCGTTGAAACTGAATTTTCACGCTCGCTTTTCTGCTTTATCGCTCTACAAATTGTAATATTGACTTTTCACCTTGGACTGCAAAGGCCAATCTGTcttgtttaaattataattttctcTAACAGGCGTTTAATGTCATGCTCCAAAGAATGCGAAAAGTGCAAAGATATCGGGAAAGGCATCAATATCGGTAACAAAacgtacaaaaataaaaacattctcatCTGTGAACTGTCGTTAAGGCAAACAGTGAATACCTAATGTTGGTACCTCTTGGTTCTATAAGAAAGGTAACAGCAAAGTCCTCTGATTTTACACTACATACTTCTGCAGACTCTATACAGACATGAGAATGCTTTAGTCACTTTAATAGACGCCAGGTACAAAGTTGTGGTAGCTGTAAACTACATCGGTCTGTAAGTATCCAAAGTCGTCCATGGCTGCAGGGCTGCCCGGGTCTGAATTGCAGTAAGACGGGGATGAAGACGAGGAGGATGCTCCGGATGGCCAGGAGCAAGAGTCCCCTCCGGGGCTGGGCGCATCTTTCATGCAGCTTAGTCCTGGCAGCAGAAGCGCAGGGTCTCTGGGCTTGCTCTGCCGCTGGTCTGCGATCCGGATGGTCTCGGAAAGCGCCCAGATGTAGTTGTGAGCGAAGCGCAGAGTCTCGATTTTGGTCAGCTTCGTTTCGTCGGGAAAGGCAGGCAGCACGCTTCTCAAGGCATCCAGGGCGTCATTGAGGTTGTGCATTCTGTTCCTCTCGCGGTCGTTGGCCTTCATCCGGCGGTTCTTCTTCACCACGTGCACGGTGCCGTCGTTCCTGGCGCGCCCCCTGCGCCTCTTTTTCTGCTGGAGCTCGGCTGGAGACGCAGGTGGCTTGCCGCAGAAGGACGCGGGGGACGCGGAGTGGAGGCTGCTGCGTGAGTCCTCATCATCCGTGTGCGTAAAGGAGTAGTCACAGCTTGAGGTGTCCATGTCGGAGAAGACAGTCTCCATTGTTGATAACCTGGAGAAATAGCAAAATACAAGTTAGGAATACCTACGCCAAACACAAGCTTAGAAAATCATTCCAAGTTCTCTGCGTGTAGCACTGAGGATGTTTGGTTTCTTCAAATACGCACTTTATTAGATGAAACTGGGTGTTTTGAAGTCTTGCTGAGCCTTGAAGATAGTTTGTGTTGAAGTTTAAGGCACGCGTCTGTCTCTTAACCCCTCATCAGCTCGTGCGAGCTTTGTGAGCTTGGCACACGACTGGCCTCACCTGCCTTATATACCCTGAGGAGACCAATGGACGTACCCCCATCGCTTTGGCATTTTTGTGAAGGATGAATGAATGGTTTGCATCAGGTCTGCCCCGTGCGCACGACCATCTCATTAGCATAATTTATGCCCGTTGTTTGTTCGCCTCTGAAGCGTGCCTGTAATCACCGCTGGCCAATCAGAGAGCCCGGAGAGCTGGCCAGCCCACGCGAGCGAGCTGTTGCTATCTGTCCAGCATGCACCAAGACCCACTATAACTTAAATCTCAGGAAATTGAAAGAAATGGACATCACAAAGTGGCCCGAGGctagaagagtttttttttccctgcccatttatatattgttttttgtgGCGCTAAGCAAATCATAGCGCATTACACTAGGCTACTTTATGAAGATATGCACAATTGTTTGGATTGATGGATTGATGCAAGATTATAAATGTGACTTGTTAATAatttttcagcatattttcattctACACACAAGGTCGACGTGCTATCTGTTATTATAAGTAGCCTATATTTCGatgtacaaaaatattatta contains:
- the LOC113058098 gene encoding neurogenin-1-like → METVFSDMDTSSCDYSFTHTDDEDSRSSLHSASPASFCGKPPASPAELQQKKRRRGRARNDGTVHVVKKNRRMKANDRERNRMHNLNDALDALRSVLPAFPDETKLTKIETLRFAHNYIWALSETIRIADQRQSKPRDPALLLPGLSCMKDAPSPGGDSCSWPSGASSSSSSPSYCNSDPGSPAAMDDFGYLQTDVVYSYHNFVPGVY